The genomic stretch CCGGTGCAGCCTGACGAGTTCGCTGTACTTAGTCTCGAAAGCATTTGTGTCACGCTCCAGGAGCGCCGCGCGCGCGTCGCTCGCCAGTTCACTCAGGATTTCTCCAGTTGTGAGACGCGTGCCCTCGGAACTTACTTTGATGAAACTGATGCTCAGACGCAAAAGCAAGCGCTCGAGCTTCGAGAGGTCGGAGCCGTTTTCTACGCGGCAGAGGACGACCGTTCCCTCTTCGAACTCGCTGCTTCCACCAAACGGGAAGAAAAGAGCTGGCTCTCTTGCAGAAGCGATTGGAGATGCGGTTCTTTGTCTAGCTTCCCGAACGTTTCTCTTCAACCACCCATTGATAGTCGCTCCAAGCAAGATGACCCGTACATTTTTCACGCGGACGCGCGTAGTGAATTTGCGTATCAGCTGGGCGGAGCCACGGTCATATCCGGCGAGACCCATCGCGACAACTGGTCCCCCAGATTTTTTAGCCAGTGCGTATGACTTTCCGGGAAGCCACCCAAGCCCCTGCGAGTTGAGCAAATAGAGCGACCGAAGTTGAGTTCTTACTTCAACCGACAAAGCAGAATTCACCGCGTATTGCGTCACGATGTCTTGCTGCTGGTCCGGACGGATGAATGCGACTGTGCGGAAGAGAAACCACAGCGTCAACAGACCATTTACCACAAACCACATTGTGTCGACGGACGCCCAACGCAAGCCACCAAAGACCGGCCAATGCACGATAAGAATATATTGAACCGGCATTGCCAAGGCGAGAGCAAACGAGCTTAGACCGGCAACGAGTGCGCCGGAATCCGAAAGGTATATATGTAGTTGCGCACTTCCGGACGCGCGACGTTGCAGCAGGAAGGTAACGAAGGAAATTACGAAGGGGTAGACGAGCCCGACGATAGTGGCCTGAACCTGCCACAGCGTCTGAAAGTATCCCACCCAGTCACCGCTCTTCCATCCGGCGCCTAGTTCTTCAAGCATTCTTGCGCTAACCAAGCGGGACGCAAGACCGCAAGAAAGGAAAAGCACCGATACAATGACTACGTAGACAACGGGGCGCTGGCTCGCAGCCGTAAGTACGCGTCGCGCAATGGAATACCTCAAACGATGGACGATTTCGTTTGCAGACATCCAGGCACGGACATCGGCATTAACTTGTCTCGCGATAGACCACGGCCGGCGGTGGCGCTGCAAAAGGCTGTCTGCTTGCTGAACCAAGTTTATTCCCCGAGTTTTGGTTTAAGGCGCCTAGCGGAGCACTGTACCGGGTAACAGAGTTGTCCCGACATGCGATTTGCGTATGCTCCTGCAGTGGCCTCAAGCGATAGTGGCCTTTCAGCTGGACGTAGCTGCCTCGCCTGCACCAGGCGACCGGGCGCGCAATGCTTCGTATAGCTGCGCTGGTCCAAGCAAAATGTCCTTAAGGCCTTCACGCACACGCTCAGAACCAAGTGCCTGAGTGCTCATCGCACTGTGCGCTTCGAACGCATCCATGATGGCGTGAAGCAGCGCATTTTTCAGGTCTGGTGAGCTGGCGAACTGCTCTTTGCTGTTGCTCATCGCCTGCTGCACCAAGGTAGCGTTTTCGAGCAGCTTGCCCTTGATGACGCCGTTGACGTACACGAGCTGGTCATCGTCCGTGAGCTCGCCTTCGAACAGTCCATTGACCTTCTCGATGATTTCATCGAGAAACGCCTGCTGTTTATCCTGAACGGAGCCGCTTCCGACTGCATCCATCGGCGGGAGCTTTGGTGATTCACCGTGCCCGAGATTCAACGGCTGTCTCCCGATGTTTCGCAAGTTATGGTGAGTCAGCACCACTTTGGAGAGGTCGACCGCATCGCGTTCACGACCAAATTCCAGCAGCGGTATCAGCCGCTTAAAAAACAGGAAGCGCTTTTCGATGTCGGTATTGCCGTAATCGAAAATCTGCGACAGGAACGCGTACAGGCGGACGAACGCGCCCATATCATTTTTGAAGAGAACGAGCGCGTCGAGGGCATCTTTTGCGGCCTGAGCGGCCTTGTCATCATGCTGCTCCTCGGCATGGGTTCGCTCCTGCCACATGGACTTGTAGCGCTTAAGCAAGCGGTCCGCGACGGGAGCGATTGCCGCATCCAATTGCGCCTGAGTTCCTTTCGGGTCAAGGTCAACCTTTGCCACCCGCTCGACCTCGAAGTCATCATAGTTGCCGCTCGCATCAAGCTTGGCACGCAGGTCGTAGACCTTGTGGGGGTCCGTCGTCGCTTCGAGTTCTGCCGTCTCGTAGTAGGTCTTGAACGCCTTCAAAATTTCGCCGGCGTCATTTACGAAGTCGAGGATGTAGGTGGTGTCCTTGCCCGGATGCGCGCGGTTCAGGCGCGAGAGCGTTTGTACGGCCTGGATACCGCCCAGCATCTTGTCGACGTACATGCCGCACAGCAGCGGTTGGTCGAAACCGGTCTGAAATTTGTTGGCAACGAGCAGCAGGTGATAGCCTGGTTCGCTGAACGCATCACGGATGTCTCTGCCCTTGAGGCCCGGATTCAGTTCCTTGCTGGTTTCGGTTACCGGCGTCGGAAAGCTCTCTGGGTCATCGATTTCGCCGGAGAATGCGACCAACACTCCCAACGAATAGTTTTGTTTTTCGATGTAGGCGCGAATCGCCTTCTGCCAGCGGACCGCTTCCTTGCGGCTGGCCACAACTACCATCGCCTTCGCGCGGCCGTCGAGCAGTGGCTGCACATTCTCGCGGTAGTGCTCGACAACGACCTGAACCTTCTGCGATATGTTGTATGGGTGTAGCCGGACCCACTGCATGATGCCTTTCATCGCCGTGCTACGCTCGACCTGTTTCTCGTCGAGCTCGTGACCGTCGTGCGCGAGTTTGAAAGCGAGCTTATAGCTGGTGTAGTTCTTAAGCACATCGAGGATGAAGCCTTCCTCAATTGCCTGGCGCATCGAATACACGTGGAAGGGCTGCGGCAGGCCGTCCGGGCCGGGACGACCGAAGAGTTCGAGGGTCTTTTGTTTCGGCGTCGCAGTGAACGCTACGTACGTCAAGCCCTTTGCGCCGGTGCGCGCTTCCATCTGCGCGGCGAGCAGCGCTTCAGTATCGATTTCACCTCCGTCCTGCAGTGCAGTCCACTCCTCGGCAGACAGCAGTTGCTTGAGCTTGGACGCCGCTTCGCCCGTCTGGGAGCTGTGCGCTTCGTCAGCAATGACGGCAAAGCGCTTGCCTTCTGTAGCGGCCAGTTCCTGCACCGCCTGCAGCGCGAAAGGGAAGGTCTGGATGGTGCAGACAATGATTTTCTTACCGTCTTTTAGCGCTTGGCTGAGCTGGGCGCTCTTGCTGCCGTGCTCGTTCGTGATGGTTGCAACCACGCCGGTGGTCCGCTCAAAGTCGAAGATGGCTTCCTGCAGCTGCGCATCGAGAACTGTACGGTCCGACACGACCAGCACACTGTCGAACATCTTATTGTGCTCAGCATCATGCAGGTCAGCAAGGAAGTGCGCCGTCCACGCAATCGAGTTGGTCTTGCCGGAGCCTGCGGAATGCTGGATAAGGTAGCGCTCGCCCGCGCCCCTAGCTAGCGCGTCGGCAACCAATTTTCGGGTCGCATCAAGCTGGTGGTATCGGGGAAAGATGACGCTCTTGAGCTGCTTCTTGTCGTCGCGCTTGCCAATCAGATAGCGTCCGAGAATTTCGAGCCAGCTCTCGCGAGCCCAGACGTCTTCCCACAGGTAGGCGGTGGCGAAGCCATTTGGATTCGGTGCATTTCCGGCCGCGCCTTCGTTGCCCCGGTTGAAGGGTAGAAAGACGCTCGACGGGCCTGCCAGCCGCGTGCACATCAGTACTTCGCTCTGGCTGACGGCAAAATGCACCAGCGCACCGCCGGGGAAGCTGAGCAGCGGTTCTGCCACGCCTGCCTTAGGATGCGGATGTCGGTCGAAGCGATACTGGTCCACTGCATCCTGCACGCTCTGGGTGAAATTGGACTTCAGTTCGACCGTGGCAACCGGGATGCCGTTGACGAATAGCACGAGGTCCAGTTCTTCTAGCGGGTTGTTCGGCGAATTCCGCACCTGGCGCACAACGCGCAAGCGGTTTGCGGCGTAACGCTGCAGGATGGCTGGGTTAATGGCAAGCGCCGGCTTGAACTGCACCAATGACAGCGGCTCTTTCAGGCCAAGCATTTCCACGCCGCGCCGCAGCACGTCCAGCGTGCCGCGCTCGTTCAGGCTCTTGCGCACGCGCTCGGCTAGTCGGTCCTCGAGCGCCGGGCCGTGGGTCTTGGTGAGGCGTTGCCAAGTGTCGGCTTGCGTTGCCTCTATCCACACGAGCAGGTCGGGCAGGTAGAGCGCGTTGGCTCGGTCGTACTGTGCCGCATCGCCCTCGACATACAGCCAGCCGTTGGCGCCCAGGTGCTGACAGATTTCCGCTTCGAAGTGATGCTCTTGATGCAGGTTGCTCATGCGTTCCCCGGAATCGTCTGTTGTTCTTAAAGGATGCGTTGGCTCGCCTCGCGAGTCGTCGACTTGTCGTTGGGTGGCAGGCGAAGCGAGCCACTGTCGTTCACGCTGCGGCCTCTAGCGCAAATGGCTGCTGGCGCACGTCGATTTTTCCGGTGACGGCTGCGGCAATCAAGGCGCTGCGGCGTTCTTTGAGCAGGTCGATGGCTCGTTCGGCTTCGGTTTTGAGCGTGTCGAGCTTCGAAGTTTCGATGGAGACAAAACTCATAATGGCCGCCTGTTCGGAAACGTCCGGCAGAGGAACAAGGAGTTCGAGAATCACCGATTGGCCGATATTGAGCATCGAGCTGCTTGCTCCCGTCGCATCCAGTTCGATTTGAGCCCTAGTTGCGCGGATGGCAAGATACGCAGACAAGAAGTCTGGACGGCACATGTCTGCCTCCACTCGCAAGCGGTACAGCTTGTCACACAACAGCAGATTTTCGAAATCTTCGGGTACAACGGCTGCACTTCCAACAAGTTCCCGGGTATTGGCGCGAGAAATTAGCAAATCCCCTTTGCGCAAAGAGTACTCGACAATGGGCTCCAACTCAGGTGGAAGCTTCTTGTTTTCGGAAGAGTTAAATATGCCGCCGTTAACGCAACCCACCTTGAGTACGCCCCATTCATGAGGTCCCTCAACTGGATAATTCTCGCACTGCGGACTCCAGCCCTGCTCGATTGACCAGATGATGCGCTTTACTCTTGAGACTTCCCAATGCGCCGGCACTTTCCCTAGCCAACCCACGCCGGAATCCTTCATCGGCGCTTCCGGATTGAGGCCACGGGTAACCGCGTGCGAGATGGTCGCCTGGCGCTTTTCTGCCAGCAGGGCAAGGAGCATTTCCTGTTCGGCAATCAGCGCGTCAATCTTGCCGGTCTCGTGGTCGAGGAAGCCGACGATATGTTGCTGCTCCGGAAACGTTGGGAAAGCGAATCGATAGCTGCGAAGCGCTTCTGCCGTGAGATGTGCAATGGTCGACTTGCCTTCGGAGGCAGTGAAGACATTGAGCGATGACGCGGCTCGCAAGAGATAAAACATGAAGCGCGGCAAGTCCTTGGCGGCATCCCGGCAGCGCAGCCTATGCAAGGCTTTTTGGTAATAGCACTCGTCAACGTCGCCGCGCCAAATTGCTGCGCGGCCGACTTCTCCACCTTCGCATACAAGCAAATCCCCCGGAGTTAAGGCGTAGCGAGCGAGGTCACTTCCCGAGAAGTCCATTTGAGGAAGGTTTTCAACATTGATGCGGTCCCACTGAACATCTGCGTTGCGGAGGTACGGAGCTAAGTGGTCACCGGTGATGCGCTTCTCGTCGAGCATTTTGCCCAAAAGCACCTCGTAGCGGTGCCCAGCGGCCGCGACGCTCCAATGTATGGGCACCTCTCCTATCCAATCGAACCTGCTGTCCTTGTATTCCCGATAGCGCGGCAAGCTCATTCCGCCAGCTCCTCAAGCATCTTCATGATGTTGGCCGACACCGCTTTCAGTTCTTCGTCAATCGTATGTAGGTCGCGCGGCGGCTCAAATACATAGAAATGGCGGTTGAAAGGAATCTCGTAGCCTATCTTGCTCTTTTCCTCGTCAATCCACGCGTCCAACGCGTGAGGCAGAGTTTCCCTTTTGAAGTA from Paraburkholderia phytofirmans OLGA172 encodes the following:
- a CDS encoding type I restriction endonuclease subunit R, producing the protein MSNLHQEHHFEAEICQHLGANGWLYVEGDAAQYDRANALYLPDLLVWIEATQADTWQRLTKTHGPALEDRLAERVRKSLNERGTLDVLRRGVEMLGLKEPLSLVQFKPALAINPAILQRYAANRLRVVRQVRNSPNNPLEELDLVLFVNGIPVATVELKSNFTQSVQDAVDQYRFDRHPHPKAGVAEPLLSFPGGALVHFAVSQSEVLMCTRLAGPSSVFLPFNRGNEGAAGNAPNPNGFATAYLWEDVWARESWLEILGRYLIGKRDDKKQLKSVIFPRYHQLDATRKLVADALARGAGERYLIQHSAGSGKTNSIAWTAHFLADLHDAEHNKMFDSVLVVSDRTVLDAQLQEAIFDFERTTGVVATITNEHGSKSAQLSQALKDGKKIIVCTIQTFPFALQAVQELAATEGKRFAVIADEAHSSQTGEAASKLKQLLSAEEWTALQDGGEIDTEALLAAQMEARTGAKGLTYVAFTATPKQKTLELFGRPGPDGLPQPFHVYSMRQAIEEGFILDVLKNYTSYKLAFKLAHDGHELDEKQVERSTAMKGIMQWVRLHPYNISQKVQVVVEHYRENVQPLLDGRAKAMVVVASRKEAVRWQKAIRAYIEKQNYSLGVLVAFSGEIDDPESFPTPVTETSKELNPGLKGRDIRDAFSEPGYHLLLVANKFQTGFDQPLLCGMYVDKMLGGIQAVQTLSRLNRAHPGKDTTYILDFVNDAGEILKAFKTYYETAELEATTDPHKVYDLRAKLDASGNYDDFEVERVAKVDLDPKGTQAQLDAAIAPVADRLLKRYKSMWQERTHAEEQHDDKAAQAAKDALDALVLFKNDMGAFVRLYAFLSQIFDYGNTDIEKRFLFFKRLIPLLEFGRERDAVDLSKVVLTHHNLRNIGRQPLNLGHGESPKLPPMDAVGSGSVQDKQQAFLDEIIEKVNGLFEGELTDDDQLVYVNGVIKGKLLENATLVQQAMSNSKEQFASSPDLKNALLHAIMDAFEAHSAMSTQALGSERVREGLKDILLGPAQLYEALRARSPGAGEAATSS
- a CDS encoding restriction endonuclease subunit S, with product MSLPRYREYKDSRFDWIGEVPIHWSVAAAGHRYEVLLGKMLDEKRITGDHLAPYLRNADVQWDRINVENLPQMDFSGSDLARYALTPGDLLVCEGGEVGRAAIWRGDVDECYYQKALHRLRCRDAAKDLPRFMFYLLRAASSLNVFTASEGKSTIAHLTAEALRSYRFAFPTFPEQQHIVGFLDHETGKIDALIAEQEMLLALLAEKRQATISHAVTRGLNPEAPMKDSGVGWLGKVPAHWEVSRVKRIIWSIEQGWSPQCENYPVEGPHEWGVLKVGCVNGGIFNSSENKKLPPELEPIVEYSLRKGDLLISRANTRELVGSAAVVPEDFENLLLCDKLYRLRVEADMCRPDFLSAYLAIRATRAQIELDATGASSSMLNIGQSVILELLVPLPDVSEQAAIMSFVSIETSKLDTLKTEAERAIDLLKERRSALIAAAVTGKIDVRQQPFALEAAA